A segment of the Methanomassiliicoccaceae archaeon DOK genome:
GATGCGCGCTCTCGGTATTATATTCATTCGCGGGAGGGCATCGCCCGGGGACGGTCTCACAACACTTAACATCGTGAACCATCTACGGGGCACCCATGAGATTCGGCCCAGCTGGTTACCCCTCCGCGGGCAAGACGCCGGAGGGTTCTTTGGAGTACACGAGGGGTCTCGGACTGGACGCCCTCGAGGTGGAGTTCGTCCGCGGCGCGAGGATAAAGCCCGAGAGGGCCCAGGAGGTCGGGGCGAAGGCGAAGGCCCTGGACATCAGGCTCAGCTGCCACGCGCCGTACTTCATCAGCTTCAACTCGGACTCCGACGAGACCAGGGAGAAGAGCATCGGATGGGTCATGGACACCGCCCGGGCAGCCCACAACCTCGGTGCGTACATCATCGTCATACACGCGGCGTCCTACGGCAAGTCCCCGGAGACCGCCCTCCCCAACGTCATCGCGGGGCTCTCGAAGTGCAAGGACATGCTGGACGACGAGGGGATCAGGGACGTCATCCTGGGTGTGGAGACCATGGGCAAGCTCGGGCAGTTCGGGACGCTGGACGAGATCGGCAGGGTCATGGAGAGCGTCGACGGCGTCCGTCCGGTGCTGGACGTGGCCCACGTCCACGCGAGGGGCCACGGCTTCCTGAAGACCGAGCAGGACATGAGGGAG
Coding sequences within it:
- a CDS encoding TIM barrel protein: MRFGPAGYPSAGKTPEGSLEYTRGLGLDALEVEFVRGARIKPERAQEVGAKAKALDIRLSCHAPYFISFNSDSDETREKSIGWVMDTARAAHNLGAYIIVIHAASYGKSPETALPNVIAGLSKCKDMLDDEGIRDVILGVETMGKLGQFGTLDEIGRVMESVDGVRPVLDVAHVHARGHGFLKTEQDMRELTDQFFSLAGDIAHFHISCIKYGDKGEISHLPLETKDPDLQLLANVLQDSKQECTFICESPLIEKDAVVFRDMFPQYRA